From Streptomyces durmitorensis, a single genomic window includes:
- a CDS encoding S1 family peptidase: protein MKHRRISKRRAAVAGAGITALIAAGITFQTANASESAPTPTPDTLSVAKAGKLASSLGKDLGLDAAGSYYDAKAKNLVVNVLDKSAADAVESAGAKARVVENSLAELKSARTTLSDKASIPGTSWAVDPATNKVVVTADRTVKGADLDKLGAVVKGLGSKAELQHSKGEFKPFIAGGDAIWGGGSRCSLGFNVVKDGAPHFLTAGHCTEAVTSWSEEQGGPAIGENAGSSFPDNDYGIVKYSGDTAHPSEVNLYNGSTQAITKAGDATVGQKVQRSGSTTQLHDGSVTGLDATVNYGNGDIVNGLIQTDVCAEPGDSGGALFAGDTALGLTSGGSGDCSGGGETFFQPVPEALSAFGAEIG from the coding sequence TTGAAGCACCGACGCATATCCAAGCGACGTGCAGCCGTGGCAGGTGCGGGCATCACCGCACTGATCGCCGCCGGAATCACCTTCCAGACTGCGAACGCGAGTGAGAGTGCCCCGACCCCCACGCCGGACACCCTCTCGGTCGCGAAGGCCGGAAAGCTCGCTTCGTCCCTCGGCAAGGACCTCGGCCTGGACGCGGCAGGCTCGTACTACGACGCCAAGGCCAAGAACCTCGTCGTGAACGTCCTCGACAAGAGCGCGGCTGACGCTGTCGAGTCGGCGGGAGCCAAGGCGAGAGTCGTCGAGAACTCCCTGGCCGAGCTGAAGAGCGCCCGTACGACGCTGAGCGACAAGGCGTCCATCCCCGGCACCTCGTGGGCGGTCGACCCGGCCACCAACAAGGTCGTCGTCACGGCGGACCGCACGGTCAAGGGCGCCGACCTCGACAAGCTCGGCGCTGTCGTGAAGGGGCTCGGCTCGAAGGCCGAACTCCAGCACAGCAAGGGGGAGTTCAAGCCCTTCATCGCAGGTGGCGACGCCATCTGGGGTGGCGGCAGCCGCTGCTCGCTCGGCTTCAACGTGGTCAAGGACGGCGCTCCGCACTTCCTGACCGCGGGCCACTGCACCGAGGCGGTGACCAGCTGGTCCGAGGAGCAGGGCGGCCCGGCCATCGGTGAGAACGCGGGCTCCAGTTTCCCCGACAACGACTACGGCATCGTCAAGTACAGCGGCGACACCGCGCACCCGAGCGAGGTGAACCTCTACAACGGCTCGACGCAGGCCATCACCAAGGCCGGCGACGCGACCGTGGGCCAGAAGGTGCAGCGCAGCGGCTCGACCACGCAGCTGCACGACGGCTCGGTCACCGGCCTCGACGCCACCGTGAACTACGGCAACGGCGACATCGTCAACGGGCTCATCCAGACCGATGTCTGCGCCGAGCCCGGCGACAGCGGCGGCGCGCTCTTCGCGGGCGACACCGCGCTCGGCCTGACCTCGGGCGGCAGCGGTGACTGCTCCGGCGGCGGGGAGACGTTCTTCCAGCCGGTTCCCGAGGCGCTCTCCGCGTTCGGTGCGGAAATCGGCTGA
- a CDS encoding slipin family protein, whose protein sequence is MVEELVATGVAVGCAGAVYVMAAARVVKQYERGVVLRLGRLQRSVRGPGFTMIVPFVDRLRKVNMQIVTMPVPAQDGITRDNVTVRVDAVIYFKVIDAAEAVIQVEDYRFAVSQMAQTSLRSIIGKSDLDDLLSNREKLNQGLELMIDSPAVGWGVQIDRVEIKDVSLPETMKRSMARQAEADRERRARVINADAELQASKKLAQAAHEMADEPAALQLRLLQTVVAVAAEKNSTLVLPFPVELLRFLERSTQAQPPAPPQPPAAVSESPAAALPESGTADSGSATAGEPDAPGASKTGQD, encoded by the coding sequence ATGGTCGAGGAGCTGGTGGCGACGGGAGTGGCCGTCGGATGTGCCGGAGCGGTCTATGTGATGGCCGCGGCGCGTGTGGTCAAACAGTACGAACGGGGTGTGGTGCTGCGGCTGGGACGGTTGCAGCGTTCGGTGCGCGGGCCCGGGTTCACGATGATCGTGCCGTTCGTGGACCGGCTCCGTAAGGTGAACATGCAGATCGTGACGATGCCGGTCCCGGCGCAGGACGGCATCACCCGGGACAACGTCACGGTGCGCGTGGACGCGGTCATCTACTTCAAGGTCATCGATGCCGCCGAGGCCGTCATCCAGGTGGAGGACTATCGCTTCGCGGTCTCGCAGATGGCGCAGACGTCGTTGCGGTCGATCATCGGCAAGAGCGATCTCGACGATCTGCTCTCCAACCGGGAAAAGCTCAACCAGGGCCTGGAGTTGATGATCGACTCTCCCGCCGTCGGGTGGGGCGTGCAGATCGACCGGGTCGAGATCAAGGACGTGTCGCTCCCGGAGACGATGAAGCGCTCCATGGCCCGGCAGGCCGAGGCCGACCGTGAGCGGCGGGCCCGTGTCATCAACGCGGACGCCGAGCTGCAGGCCTCCAAGAAGCTGGCCCAGGCCGCGCACGAGATGGCGGACGAGCCCGCCGCCCTCCAGCTGCGGCTTCTGCAGACGGTGGTGGCGGTCGCCGCCGAGAAGAACTCGACGCTCGTACTGCCCTTCCCGGTGGAGCTGTTGCGCTTCCTGGAGCGGTCCACGCAGGCGCAGCCGCCGGCACCGCCGCAGCCGCCCGCCGCCGTGTCCGAGTCTCCCGCTGCCGCACTCCCGGAATCCGGTACGGCGGATTCCGGGAGTGCGACAGCCGGAGAGCCGGACGCGCCAGGAGCGTCGAAAACCGGACAGGACTAG
- a CDS encoding ABC transporter permease: MSFTDELKSAVTPRAALLVIGVLALQLLFIASYVGALHDPKPKDVPFGVVAPGPAAKETSDKLGKLPGEPLDPRVVEDEAAARHQIINRDIDGALIVDPRGTTDTLLVGSGGGTVLATALEKIATEVGTAEKRGVRTVDVAPASTKDFDGLSSFYLVVGWCVGGYLCASILAISAGSRAANGPRALIRTGVMALYSIAGGLGGALIIGPILGALPGSIMGLWGLGSLVVFGVGMITLALQSLTGIVGIGLAVLLVVIAGNPSAGGAFPLPMLPPFWKEIGPWLPPGAGTWVARSIAYFKGNAITGPMLVLAAWAVVGTAVTLVMSSLRGDRQPGQKPAMEEDSGAHRG, translated from the coding sequence ATGAGTTTCACCGATGAGTTGAAGAGTGCCGTCACCCCGCGAGCAGCCCTGCTGGTCATCGGTGTGCTGGCCCTGCAGCTGCTGTTCATCGCCTCCTACGTAGGGGCCCTGCACGACCCGAAGCCGAAAGACGTGCCCTTCGGAGTCGTCGCCCCGGGACCCGCGGCCAAGGAGACCTCGGACAAGCTCGGGAAACTCCCCGGTGAACCGCTCGACCCGCGCGTGGTCGAGGACGAGGCCGCGGCCCGGCACCAGATCATCAACCGCGACATCGACGGCGCCCTGATCGTCGACCCTCGGGGCACCACCGACACCCTGCTGGTCGGCTCGGGCGGCGGCACCGTCCTCGCCACCGCCCTTGAGAAGATCGCCACCGAGGTCGGCACGGCCGAGAAGCGGGGAGTCAGGACCGTGGACGTGGCCCCGGCGTCCACCAAGGACTTCGACGGGCTCTCGTCCTTCTACCTGGTCGTCGGCTGGTGCGTCGGCGGCTATCTGTGCGCATCGATCCTGGCGATCAGCGCGGGCTCCCGGGCCGCCAACGGCCCGCGCGCACTGATCAGGACCGGCGTCATGGCGCTCTACTCGATCGCGGGCGGCCTCGGCGGCGCGCTCATCATCGGGCCGATCCTGGGCGCCCTGCCCGGCAGCATCATGGGCCTGTGGGGCCTCGGCTCGCTGGTCGTCTTCGGGGTCGGCATGATCACGCTCGCCCTGCAGTCGCTCACCGGCATCGTGGGCATCGGCCTCGCCGTCCTGCTCGTCGTGATCGCGGGCAACCCGAGCGCGGGCGGCGCCTTCCCGCTGCCGATGCTGCCGCCGTTCTGGAAGGAGATCGGCCCCTGGCTGCCGCCGGGCGCGGGCACCTGGGTGGCGCGTTCGATCGCGTACTTCAAGGGCAACGCGATCACCGGACCGATGCTGGTGCTCGCCGCCTGGGCGGTCGTGGGCACCGCCGTCACCCTGGTCATGTCCTCGCTGCGCGGGGACCGCCAGCCGGGGCAGAAGCCCGCCATGGAGGAAGACTCCGGCGCCCACCGCGGGTGA
- a CDS encoding AAA family ATPase, translated as MITTLAVENYRSLRKLIVPLDRLNVVTGANGTGKSSLYRALRLLADSAAGGAVAALAREGGLPSAMWAGERKAEPAALRLGFAGDEFGYAVDFGVPQSSGAGPGGAPSMFGLDPEIKRESTWAGPVLRTAALLCDRAGPAVRTRTADGGWHRSQGIRPYDSMLSEFADPQLAPDLLRLRELIRSWRFYDHVRTDADAPARAARIGTRTPVLSHDGADLAAALQTIREIGDDRALDEAVDDAFPGSSVRIVDNGGRFELQLHQRGLLRPLGPAELSDGTLRYLLWTAALLTPRPPSLLVLNEPETSLHPDLLRPLADLILTATKDTQVVLVTHARPLAEAVAKGAVRHRMDVNSIELVKESGETTVAGRESLLDEPLWYWPKR; from the coding sequence ATGATCACCACCCTGGCGGTCGAGAACTACCGCTCCCTGCGCAAACTGATCGTCCCCCTGGACCGCCTGAACGTAGTGACGGGCGCGAACGGCACCGGCAAGTCCAGCCTGTACCGCGCGCTGCGACTGCTCGCGGACTCCGCGGCCGGCGGCGCGGTCGCGGCCCTGGCCCGCGAGGGCGGCCTGCCCTCCGCGATGTGGGCGGGCGAGCGCAAGGCGGAGCCCGCCGCCCTGCGCCTGGGCTTCGCGGGCGACGAGTTCGGGTACGCGGTCGACTTCGGCGTCCCCCAGTCCAGCGGCGCGGGCCCGGGTGGCGCCCCCTCCATGTTCGGCCTCGACCCGGAGATCAAGCGCGAGTCCACCTGGGCCGGGCCCGTGCTGCGGACCGCCGCGCTGCTCTGCGACCGCGCGGGCCCCGCCGTGCGCACCCGCACCGCCGACGGCGGCTGGCACCGCTCCCAGGGCATCCGGCCGTACGACAGCATGCTCAGCGAGTTCGCCGACCCGCAGTTGGCCCCCGACCTGCTCAGGCTGCGCGAACTGATCCGCTCCTGGCGGTTCTACGACCATGTGCGCACCGACGCCGACGCACCGGCCCGCGCCGCCCGCATCGGCACCCGCACCCCCGTCCTCAGCCACGACGGCGCGGACCTCGCGGCCGCCCTGCAGACGATCCGGGAGATCGGCGACGACCGTGCGCTCGACGAGGCGGTGGACGACGCCTTCCCGGGCAGCAGCGTGCGGATCGTCGACAACGGAGGCCGGTTCGAACTCCAGCTGCACCAGCGCGGGCTGCTGCGCCCGCTGGGCCCCGCCGAACTGTCCGACGGGACACTGCGCTATCTGCTGTGGACCGCGGCCCTGCTCACGCCCCGGCCGCCGTCCCTCCTCGTCCTGAACGAACCGGAGACGAGCCTGCACCCGGACCTGTTGCGCCCCTTGGCGGACCTGATCCTGACCGCGACCAAGGACACCCAGGTGGTCCTGGTGACCCACGCCCGCCCCCTCGCCGAAGCCGTGGCCAAGGGGGCGGTGCGCCACCGGATGGACGTCAACTCCATAGAACTGGTGAAGGAGTCGGGCGAGACGACGGTGGCGGGCCGCGAGAGCCTCCTGGACGAGCCGCTGTGGTACTGGCCGAAGCGCTGA
- a CDS encoding ABC transporter substrate-binding protein, which produces MLSRRTLSASVAALALMPLLGACGGDSDAATGKGEPGTKKVGNINIGPDQNRVRGKKVDALAKLLPAKVRERGTLRLGGSADSVAPLGFYATDDKTRIGSEVDIASLVADTLGLKPKFEQVSWENLFVGLDSGKFDGVFSNVTVTEERKEKYDFATYRHDNIAFEARKDADWTAKKPADVAGRTIAVSSGTNQEKILLDWSEQNEKAGREPVEIKYFQKDSDYYLALQSGRIDAYLGPNPSAAYHVASSGQTKIIGTLSGGGPSIQGEIAATTKKDSGLVDAYAAALNHVIKDGSYAKVLARWDLTSEAVKESQINPKGLPKP; this is translated from the coding sequence ATGCTTTCCCGACGTACCCTCTCCGCCTCCGTCGCCGCCCTGGCCCTGATGCCCCTGCTCGGCGCCTGCGGCGGGGACAGCGACGCCGCGACCGGCAAAGGCGAGCCCGGCACCAAGAAGGTCGGCAACATCAACATCGGGCCCGACCAGAACCGCGTACGCGGCAAGAAGGTCGACGCGCTCGCGAAACTCCTGCCCGCGAAGGTGCGCGAGCGCGGCACGCTGCGGCTCGGCGGCAGCGCCGACTCGGTCGCGCCGCTCGGTTTCTACGCCACCGACGACAAGACGCGGATCGGCTCCGAGGTCGACATCGCGAGCCTGGTCGCCGACACGCTCGGCCTGAAGCCGAAGTTCGAGCAGGTCTCCTGGGAGAACCTCTTCGTCGGCCTGGACAGCGGGAAGTTCGACGGCGTCTTCTCGAACGTCACGGTGACCGAGGAGCGCAAGGAGAAGTACGACTTCGCGACCTACCGCCACGACAACATCGCCTTCGAGGCCCGCAAGGACGCCGACTGGACGGCGAAGAAGCCGGCCGACGTGGCGGGCAGGACGATCGCGGTCTCCTCCGGCACCAACCAGGAGAAGATCCTTCTCGACTGGAGCGAGCAGAACGAGAAGGCCGGGCGCGAGCCGGTCGAGATCAAGTACTTCCAGAAGGACTCCGACTACTACCTGGCCCTCCAGTCGGGCCGCATCGACGCCTACCTCGGCCCGAACCCGTCGGCCGCCTACCACGTCGCGTCGTCGGGGCAGACGAAGATCATCGGGACCCTTTCGGGTGGCGGCCCGAGCATCCAGGGCGAGATCGCCGCCACCACGAAGAAGGACAGCGGGCTCGTCGACGCCTACGCCGCCGCGCTCAACCACGTGATCAAGGACGGAAGTTACGCCAAGGTCCTGGCGCGCTGGGATCTGACGAGCGAGGCCGTGAAGGAGTCGCAGATCAACCCCAAGGGTCTGCCCAAGCCGTAG
- a CDS encoding S1 family peptidase, giving the protein MRNKRTTPRSGIARRTRLLAVATGLVAVGALAVPAANANDVTTFSSAQLTKASDAVLDADVAGTAWSVDKATNRLVVTADSTVSKAEIAKIKDAAGSTAGALKVERTPGKFSKLISGGDAIYASSWRCSLGFNVRSGSTYYFLTAGHCTDGAGTWWANSAKTTVLGSTTGSSFPTNDYGIVKYSNTSITKSGTVGSQDITSAGNATVGQNVTRRGSTTGTHSGRVTGLNATVNYGGGDVVYGMIKTTVCAEPGDSGGPLYAGTKALGLTSGGSGNCSSGGTTFFQPVTEALSAYGVSVY; this is encoded by the coding sequence GTGAGGAACAAGCGCACCACCCCCCGCAGCGGCATAGCGAGACGTACTCGTCTGCTCGCCGTGGCCACCGGACTTGTGGCCGTCGGCGCGCTCGCCGTCCCCGCTGCGAACGCCAATGACGTCACCACCTTCAGCTCGGCGCAGCTCACCAAGGCGAGCGACGCGGTGCTCGACGCGGATGTCGCAGGCACCGCATGGAGTGTCGACAAGGCGACGAACCGTCTGGTCGTCACCGCCGACAGCACCGTCTCGAAGGCCGAGATCGCCAAGATCAAGGACGCGGCGGGCAGCACGGCCGGCGCCCTCAAGGTCGAGCGCACCCCCGGCAAGTTCAGCAAGCTGATCTCCGGCGGCGACGCCATCTACGCGTCCAGCTGGCGCTGCTCGCTCGGCTTCAACGTCCGCAGCGGCAGCACCTACTACTTCCTCACCGCCGGTCACTGCACCGACGGTGCGGGCACCTGGTGGGCCAACTCGGCGAAGACCACGGTCCTCGGCTCCACGACGGGATCCAGCTTCCCGACCAACGACTACGGCATCGTCAAGTACTCGAACACGTCGATCACCAAGTCGGGCACGGTCGGCAGCCAGGACATCACCAGCGCGGGCAACGCCACCGTGGGTCAGAACGTTACCCGGCGCGGCTCCACCACCGGCACCCACAGCGGCAGGGTCACCGGCCTGAACGCGACCGTCAACTACGGCGGCGGTGACGTCGTCTACGGCATGATCAAGACCACGGTCTGCGCCGAACCCGGCGACAGCGGCGGCCCGCTCTACGCGGGGACCAAGGCACTTGGCCTCACCTCGGGCGGCAGCGGCAACTGCTCATCGGGCGGCACGACCTTCTTCCAGCCGGTCACCGAGGCGCTGAGCGCGTACGGCGTGAGCGTCTACTGA
- a CDS encoding amino acid ABC transporter ATP-binding protein, with protein sequence MSAMVELRSVHKSFGSLEVLRGLDLEVRKGEVTVILGPSGSGKSTLLRAINHLEKVDKGWISVDGALVGYRRSGDKLYELRERDVLKQRTQIGFVFQNFNLFPHLTVLENVVEAPISALKRPRKEAVAHAGTLLDRVGLADKADAYPKQLSGGQQQRVAIARALALEPKLLLFDEPTSALDPELVGEVLDVIKDLASQGTTMIVVTHEIGFAREVADTVVFMDEGLIVEQGAPGDVLDRPRHDRTRAFLSKVL encoded by the coding sequence ATGAGCGCGATGGTCGAACTCCGGTCCGTACACAAGTCCTTCGGGTCCCTGGAAGTCCTGCGGGGCCTCGATCTGGAGGTCCGCAAGGGTGAGGTCACCGTCATCCTCGGGCCCTCCGGATCCGGCAAGTCCACGCTCCTGCGCGCCATCAACCACCTGGAGAAGGTGGACAAGGGCTGGATCAGCGTCGACGGCGCGCTCGTCGGCTACCGGCGCTCCGGCGACAAGCTGTACGAGCTGCGCGAACGCGACGTGCTCAAGCAGCGCACCCAGATCGGCTTCGTCTTCCAGAACTTCAACCTCTTCCCGCATCTGACCGTCCTGGAGAACGTCGTCGAGGCGCCGATCTCGGCGCTGAAGCGCCCGCGCAAGGAAGCCGTCGCCCACGCCGGGACCCTGCTCGACCGGGTCGGGCTCGCCGACAAGGCGGACGCCTACCCCAAGCAGCTCTCCGGCGGGCAGCAGCAGCGAGTGGCCATCGCCCGCGCGCTCGCCCTCGAACCGAAGCTGCTCCTCTTCGACGAGCCGACGTCGGCCCTCGACCCCGAACTGGTGGGTGAAGTCCTCGACGTCATCAAGGACTTGGCGAGCCAGGGCACCACGATGATCGTCGTCACCCATGAGATCGGCTTCGCGCGCGAGGTCGCCGACACGGTCGTCTTCATGGACGAGGGGCTCATCGTCGAGCAGGGCGCCCCCGGCGACGTACTCGACCGGCCGCGGCACGACCGCACCCGCGCGTTTCTCTCCAAGGTTCTCTAG
- the adhE gene encoding bifunctional acetaldehyde-CoA/alcohol dehydrogenase, with the protein MEASEMVDGLVERALTALGRFTSYDQEQVDHIVKKASLAALGRHGDLAKLAVEETGRGLFEDKAVKNLFACEHVVNSMRGLKTAGVISRDELNGITEIAEPVGVVCAMTPVTNPTSTTLFKALIALKTRNPIVFAFHPSAQRCSAEAARIVRDAAIEAGAPADCVQWIEEPSMEATGLLMNHEGVSTILATGGNAMVRSAYSCGKPALGVGAGNVPAYVTRSGKLRRAVHDIVLSKAFDHGMICASEQAVILDKEIYDEGIAEFERLGAYVVTAAEKTKLEEFVFKTTAFGADCSGAKLNAAVVGRSPRWIAEQAGFEVPEGTSVIVAECAEVGEGEPLTREKLSPVLAALKADSTEQGLELAARMVEFNGLGHSAAIHTEDEELAEEFGRRVKAVRVIVNAPSTFGGIGDVYNAFLPSLTLGCGSYGHNSVSNNVSAVNLINVKRIGRRNTNMQWFKVPPKIYFERNSLRYLGEMDGIKRVSIVTDKTMSTLGFVQKVTDILAARPEAVTVQVIDDVEPNPELATVQAGAARMRDFEPDTIIGLGGGSPMDAAKIMWLMYEHPEIEFADTKEKFFDIRKRAFKFPGLGEKAQMVAVPTTSGTGSEVTPFAVISDPRAAQKYPLADYALTPNVAIVDPTLPMRLPATVTADSGFDALTHATEAYVSVYANDYTDGLCLQAIRLIFENLERCVVNGAKDPEAREKMHNASTVAGMAFANAFLGLVHAMAHTLGNTFHVSHGRTNALLLPHVIRHNGTVSAKATPWPKAEVYRAPERFQEIARMLGLAAASPEQGVESYARAVEELRAKCGVPASFQEEGVDEAAFIEALPEQAMNAYADQCAPANPRMPMLSEMEQLMRQAYYGAPRRGAGNCATSH; encoded by the coding sequence ATGGAGGCCAGCGAGATGGTGGACGGACTGGTCGAGAGGGCGCTGACCGCGCTCGGCCGGTTCACGTCGTACGACCAGGAGCAGGTCGACCACATCGTCAAGAAGGCCTCACTCGCCGCACTGGGCCGGCACGGGGACCTGGCGAAGCTGGCCGTGGAGGAGACCGGCCGCGGGCTCTTCGAGGACAAGGCCGTCAAGAACCTCTTCGCCTGCGAGCACGTCGTCAACTCGATGCGCGGCCTGAAGACCGCGGGCGTCATCTCCCGCGACGAACTGAACGGCATCACCGAGATCGCCGAACCGGTCGGCGTCGTCTGCGCCATGACCCCGGTGACCAACCCGACGTCGACGACCCTCTTCAAGGCCCTCATCGCCCTGAAGACCCGCAACCCGATCGTCTTCGCCTTCCACCCCAGCGCCCAGCGCTGCTCCGCCGAGGCCGCCCGCATCGTGCGCGACGCCGCGATCGAGGCCGGTGCCCCCGCGGACTGCGTGCAGTGGATCGAGGAGCCCTCGATGGAGGCGACGGGCCTCCTGATGAACCACGAGGGCGTCTCCACCATCCTCGCCACCGGCGGCAACGCCATGGTCAGGTCCGCCTACTCCTGCGGCAAGCCCGCGCTCGGCGTCGGCGCGGGCAACGTACCCGCGTACGTCACGCGCAGCGGCAAGCTGCGGCGTGCCGTGCACGACATCGTGCTCTCCAAGGCCTTCGACCACGGCATGATCTGCGCCTCCGAGCAGGCCGTGATCCTCGACAAGGAGATCTACGACGAGGGGATCGCGGAGTTCGAGCGGCTCGGTGCGTACGTCGTCACGGCGGCCGAGAAGACCAAGCTGGAGGAGTTCGTCTTCAAGACGACGGCCTTCGGCGCCGACTGCTCGGGCGCGAAGCTGAACGCGGCCGTCGTCGGCAGGTCCCCGCGGTGGATCGCCGAGCAGGCCGGGTTCGAGGTCCCCGAGGGCACGTCGGTCATCGTCGCCGAGTGTGCGGAGGTCGGAGAGGGCGAGCCGCTGACCCGCGAGAAGCTCTCCCCGGTCCTGGCCGCGCTGAAGGCCGACTCCACCGAGCAGGGCCTCGAACTGGCGGCCCGGATGGTCGAGTTCAACGGCCTTGGCCACAGCGCCGCCATCCACACCGAGGACGAGGAGCTCGCCGAGGAGTTCGGCAGGCGCGTCAAGGCGGTCCGCGTCATCGTCAACGCGCCCTCGACCTTCGGCGGCATCGGCGACGTCTACAACGCGTTCCTGCCCTCGCTCACCCTCGGCTGCGGCTCCTACGGGCACAACTCGGTGTCGAACAACGTCTCCGCGGTCAACCTCATCAACGTCAAGCGGATCGGACGGCGCAACACCAACATGCAGTGGTTCAAGGTCCCGCCGAAGATCTACTTCGAGCGCAACTCCCTGCGCTACCTGGGCGAGATGGACGGCATCAAGCGCGTCTCGATCGTGACGGACAAGACGATGTCGACGCTCGGCTTCGTCCAGAAGGTCACCGACATCCTCGCGGCGCGCCCCGAAGCCGTCACCGTCCAGGTCATCGACGACGTCGAGCCCAACCCGGAGCTCGCGACCGTGCAGGCCGGGGCGGCACGCATGCGGGACTTCGAGCCGGACACGATCATCGGGCTCGGCGGTGGCTCACCGATGGACGCCGCCAAGATCATGTGGCTGATGTACGAGCACCCCGAGATCGAGTTCGCGGACACCAAGGAGAAGTTCTTCGACATCCGCAAGCGGGCCTTCAAGTTCCCGGGCCTGGGCGAGAAGGCGCAGATGGTGGCCGTCCCGACCACATCGGGCACGGGCAGCGAGGTCACCCCCTTCGCCGTCATCTCCGACCCGAGGGCCGCGCAGAAGTACCCGCTCGCCGACTACGCCCTCACCCCGAACGTCGCGATCGTCGACCCGACCCTGCCGATGAGGCTCCCCGCGACGGTCACAGCCGACTCCGGCTTCGACGCGCTGACCCACGCCACCGAGGCGTACGTCTCGGTGTACGCGAACGACTACACCGACGGGCTCTGCCTCCAGGCCATCAGGCTCATCTTCGAGAACCTGGAGCGGTGCGTCGTGAACGGGGCGAAGGACCCCGAGGCGCGCGAGAAGATGCACAACGCCTCGACCGTGGCGGGCATGGCCTTCGCCAACGCCTTCCTGGGCCTGGTGCACGCGATGGCGCACACGCTGGGCAACACCTTCCACGTCTCGCACGGCCGCACCAACGCGCTGCTCCTGCCGCACGTCATCCGGCACAACGGCACGGTGTCGGCCAAGGCGACGCCTTGGCCGAAGGCTGAGGTCTACCGGGCGCCGGAGCGGTTTCAGGAGATCGCCCGGATGCTGGGCCTGGCGGCGGCTTCCCCGGAGCAGGGGGTGGAGTCCTACGCCCGTGCTGTCGAGGAGCTGCGTGCCAAGTGCGGTGTCCCCGCGTCCTTCCAGGAGGAGGGTGTCGATGAAGCGGCCTTCATCGAGGCCCTGCCGGAGCAGGCGATGAACGCGTACGCGGATCAGTGCGCGCCTGCCAACCCGCGGATGCCGATGCTCTCCGAGATGGAGCAGTTGATGCGGCAGGCCTATTACGGGGCGCCCCGAAGGGGCGCGGGGAACTGCGCGACCAGCCACTGA
- a CDS encoding DUF1684 domain-containing protein yields MTTDGTTDASRDWKHWHEQRTETVSAPYGPLSLTGTHWLADYPDGSLPDIPGRWTEAGDEIVLTAETGDGLTLDGQLFTGEARLAADPGPVAAARVGHGDRRFVVLRREGLWAVRDFDPDSATRRAFQGIEATEYDARWAVPGRFTPYAAESTVDGVRTVRVGNADGVERGLGLGGELAFSLAGTDHTLQVSVEGDGSLWAVFGDATGGVSSYRFRFLRPAAPDAEGRTTVDFNRALLPPCAFADHFICPFPPPGNTLDAEIAAGERNLIDH; encoded by the coding sequence ATGACGACGGACGGAACGACGGACGCTTCACGCGACTGGAAGCACTGGCACGAGCAGCGCACGGAGACGGTGTCGGCGCCCTACGGCCCGCTCTCCCTCACCGGCACGCACTGGCTCGCGGACTACCCGGACGGATCGCTTCCGGACATCCCCGGGCGCTGGACCGAGGCGGGCGACGAGATCGTCCTGACCGCGGAGACCGGCGACGGGCTCACCCTCGACGGGCAGCTCTTCACCGGAGAGGCCCGTCTCGCCGCCGACCCGGGGCCGGTCGCCGCGGCCCGCGTCGGGCACGGCGACCGCCGCTTCGTCGTGCTGCGGCGCGAAGGGCTCTGGGCGGTACGCGACTTCGACCCGGACTCCGCCACGCGCCGCGCCTTCCAGGGCATCGAGGCCACCGAGTACGACGCGCGCTGGGCGGTGCCGGGGCGCTTCACGCCGTACGCCGCCGAGAGCACCGTCGACGGCGTGCGCACCGTCCGGGTCGGCAACGCGGACGGGGTGGAGCGGGGGCTCGGCCTCGGCGGTGAGCTGGCCTTCAGCCTGGCCGGAACGGACCACACGCTCCAGGTGTCCGTCGAGGGGGACGGCTCGCTGTGGGCGGTGTTCGGCGACGCGACCGGTGGGGTGTCCAGCTACCGGTTCCGGTTCCTGCGGCCCGCCGCGCCGGACGCCGAGGGGCGCACGACGGTCGACTTCAACCGCGCGCTGCTGCCGCCGTGCGCCTTCGCCGACCACTTCATCTGCCCCTTCCCGCCCCCGGGCAACACCCTTGACGCCGAGATCGCCGCGGGAGAGCGGAACCTTATCGACCACTGA